A section of the Pseudovibrio sp. M1P-2-3 genome encodes:
- a CDS encoding ABC-F family ATP-binding cassette domain-containing protein, producing the protein MLQITDLTYRIAGRLLIDSASVTIPSSSKTGLIGRNGAGKSTIFKLLTGDLSPESGSTFMPRNAKIGQVAQEAPGTQESLLEVVLAADTERTALLNEAESATDPHRIAEIHTRLTDIDSHSAEARASAILNGLGFDNDQQKQPCADFSGGWRMRVALAALLFSEPDLLLLDEPTNYLDLEGTLWLENFVARYPHQVLLISHDKDLLNKAVDSIVHLARGKLTFYRGGYDSFDRQRREKMILQQKQSEKQEAQRKHMQAFVDRFRAKATKARQAQSRLKMLERLQPVSVLNEESSLPLSIPSPKVQLSPPIIRVESGSVGYGEKTVLSHLNLNIDHDDRIALLGANGNGKSTFAKLLAGRLNLQAGDIVRSSKLEIAFFAQHQLDDLIPEATPVEHVRRLMPQEQEAKVRARVNRFGLPTSRMDTPAKDLSGGEKARLLLGLATFNSPNLLILDEPTNHLDIDSREALILAINEFQGAVILISHDRYLVEASADRLWLVKEGGVQNYDGDMEDYRRLILQGDSAATKDKSKAENSAGQNKRREAAERRALLAPLKKKLSKAESEIARLQEKIEKLDVALSDPELYTKDPEKATKYAKIRAEAERILAREEDIWLSLSDQMEEAQSED; encoded by the coding sequence ATGCTTCAAATAACAGACCTGACATACCGCATAGCGGGCCGCCTATTAATCGACAGCGCCAGCGTCACGATTCCCTCTAGCTCCAAAACCGGACTTATCGGTCGCAATGGCGCAGGCAAATCTACCATTTTCAAATTGCTCACGGGTGATCTCTCGCCCGAGAGCGGCAGCACGTTCATGCCGCGAAATGCTAAAATTGGACAAGTTGCACAGGAGGCTCCCGGTACACAGGAAAGTTTGCTGGAAGTCGTCCTCGCGGCCGATACGGAAAGAACAGCGCTTTTGAATGAGGCGGAAAGTGCAACGGACCCGCACCGCATTGCCGAAATACATACACGCCTCACCGACATTGACAGCCACAGCGCCGAAGCTCGCGCGTCGGCTATACTCAACGGTCTGGGCTTTGACAATGACCAGCAAAAGCAGCCGTGTGCCGATTTCTCGGGTGGCTGGCGCATGCGCGTCGCGCTTGCAGCCCTTCTGTTTTCCGAGCCTGACCTCTTATTGCTGGACGAGCCCACCAACTACCTCGACCTTGAAGGCACCTTGTGGCTTGAGAACTTTGTGGCCAGGTATCCCCACCAAGTTCTCTTGATCAGCCATGACAAGGACCTGCTGAATAAAGCCGTTGATTCTATCGTGCATCTGGCTCGCGGCAAACTGACATTCTACCGGGGCGGGTATGACAGTTTTGATCGCCAGCGGCGCGAGAAAATGATCCTGCAGCAGAAACAGTCGGAAAAGCAGGAAGCGCAACGAAAGCACATGCAGGCTTTCGTTGACCGCTTCAGGGCCAAGGCGACAAAGGCACGACAGGCACAGTCCCGTTTGAAAATGCTGGAGCGTTTGCAACCGGTCTCGGTCTTGAACGAAGAAAGTTCCCTGCCATTGAGCATTCCAAGCCCCAAGGTGCAACTTTCTCCCCCCATCATCAGAGTTGAAAGCGGCTCTGTTGGCTACGGGGAAAAAACTGTGCTATCGCACCTCAACCTCAACATCGACCACGATGACCGCATTGCCCTGCTGGGAGCTAACGGTAACGGTAAATCCACGTTCGCAAAGCTGCTCGCCGGGCGCTTAAACCTGCAAGCGGGCGATATTGTGCGCTCGTCCAAACTGGAAATTGCATTTTTTGCCCAGCACCAGCTTGATGACCTCATTCCGGAGGCAACACCGGTTGAACATGTGCGCCGCCTCATGCCGCAAGAGCAGGAGGCCAAGGTCAGGGCACGGGTGAACAGATTCGGCCTACCCACCAGTCGAATGGACACGCCTGCAAAGGACCTGTCCGGAGGTGAGAAAGCACGACTTCTTCTCGGCCTTGCCACCTTTAACTCTCCCAACCTCCTGATTTTGGATGAGCCTACCAACCACCTTGACATTGACAGCCGCGAGGCTCTCATCCTTGCCATAAACGAGTTTCAAGGCGCTGTTATCCTGATCAGCCATGACAGATATCTGGTGGAAGCCAGCGCGGACCGCCTCTGGCTCGTCAAGGAGGGGGGCGTTCAAAACTATGACGGAGACATGGAAGACTATCGCCGTCTGATCTTGCAGGGTGATAGTGCGGCGACAAAGGACAAGAGCAAAGCTGAAAACTCGGCAGGTCAGAACAAGCGCAGAGAGGCCGCCGAGCGGCGCGCCCTTCTAGCGCCTTTAAAGAAAAAACTCAGCAAAGCAGAAAGTGAGATTGCGCGCCTTCAGGAGAAAATTGAAAAATTGGATGTAGCCTTGTCTGACCCCGAGCTCTACACAAAAGATCCAGAAAAGGCGACCAAGTACGCCAAGATACGCGCCGAAGCAGAGCGTATTCTGGCCCGAGAGGAAGACATCTGGCTTTCCTTGAGCGACCAGATGGAAGAAGCTCAATCGGAAGATTGA
- a CDS encoding NAD(P)H-dependent oxidoreductase: protein MSQHPIVSDLAIRKTAKRYDPNKRVPKELMEVLYEALRLTASSINSQPWKFIVLESGEAKARMGETFVNMFQFNKRQVLDASHVILLAHNPRYTREDYAKVVDTDIASNRTAPEERDSALAKFAFAEMNTDENGNTSAWTNAQTYIALGNALHVLARLNIDGTPMDGVDTALISKVFEKELNGYVCSIALALGYHHNATLPKSRLPKENVLQVL from the coding sequence ATGAGCCAACACCCTATCGTATCTGACCTCGCAATTCGCAAAACTGCGAAACGGTATGATCCAAACAAGCGTGTTCCAAAAGAGCTAATGGAAGTCCTCTATGAGGCTCTGCGTTTGACTGCATCCTCTATCAATTCACAGCCTTGGAAATTTATTGTGTTGGAAAGCGGTGAAGCCAAAGCACGGATGGGAGAGACATTTGTTAATATGTTTCAGTTTAACAAGCGTCAGGTGTTGGATGCTTCACATGTCATCTTACTTGCCCATAATCCGCGGTACACACGAGAGGATTATGCCAAGGTTGTCGATACGGATATAGCAAGTAATCGTACAGCGCCTGAAGAACGAGACAGCGCCTTAGCAAAGTTCGCTTTTGCCGAGATGAACACCGATGAAAATGGAAACACATCTGCGTGGACAAATGCTCAAACTTACATTGCCTTGGGCAATGCGCTGCATGTACTTGCCCGCCTCAATATAGATGGCACCCCTATGGACGGTGTTGATACTGCGCTTATCAGTAAAGTCTTCGAAAAAGAGTTGAATGGCTATGTCTGTAGTATTGCTCTGGCTTTAGGTTATCATCACAATGCCACGCTCCCAAAATCAAGACTCCCGAAAGAAAATGTTCTGCAAGTTCTCTAG
- a CDS encoding FTR1 family iron permease, with protein sequence MFASFLITFREGLEAFLLVGIILSYMHKLDVRRYNKYVYLGVALGLIVSLALAFVFQVVIDQFSNEHYQTLLMIFILLFATLVLSYMAVWMHRQAKAQVDHVRKQLHAHISAGNLWGMVFLAFIAVLREGFETVLFFSALMYSGQGVTLENGLIGAALGLMASIVLVWAMMRGTRQVPIAPFFKYTSLLIIIIAAGLFSSAINMLQAIDVVPVVVEQIFNIAFILDDQGTFGTFMRALFGYNASPTLIQFASWALYLGLFLSFWSRGYAKKI encoded by the coding sequence ATGTTTGCCAGTTTTCTGATTACTTTCCGCGAAGGGCTGGAAGCCTTCCTGCTAGTGGGCATCATTCTTTCCTACATGCATAAACTGGATGTGCGCCGCTACAATAAATATGTCTATCTGGGCGTTGCTCTGGGCCTCATCGTCTCGCTGGCCTTGGCCTTCGTGTTTCAGGTGGTCATTGATCAGTTTTCCAACGAGCACTACCAGACCCTGTTGATGATTTTTATCCTGCTGTTTGCCACGCTGGTGCTCAGCTACATGGCAGTGTGGATGCACAGGCAAGCCAAGGCGCAGGTGGACCATGTCAGAAAACAGCTGCACGCACATATCTCGGCGGGCAACCTTTGGGGCATGGTGTTTCTGGCGTTTATTGCAGTGCTGCGCGAAGGGTTTGAGACAGTCCTGTTCTTTTCCGCGCTCATGTATTCAGGGCAGGGCGTCACACTGGAAAATGGTCTGATCGGCGCAGCGCTTGGCTTGATGGCTTCCATCGTGCTGGTGTGGGCGATGATGCGCGGCACCCGTCAGGTGCCCATTGCGCCGTTTTTCAAATACACCAGCCTGCTCATTATCATCATCGCTGCCGGTCTGTTTTCTTCTGCGATCAATATGCTGCAGGCCATTGATGTTGTGCCGGTGGTCGTGGAGCAGATTTTCAATATCGCGTTCATTCTGGATGATCAGGGCACCTTTGGAACTTTTATGCGTGCGCTTTTTGGCTATAACGCCTCTCCAACGCTGATCCAGTTTGCAAGCTGGGCGCTTTACCTTGGACTATTCCTGAGCTTCTGGAGCCGCGGCTATGCTAAAAAGATCTGA
- the ndk gene encoding nucleoside-diphosphate kinase yields the protein MAIERTFSMIKPDATKRNLTGAITAKLEEAGLRVVASKRVWMSLREAEGFYAVHKERPFFGELTEFMSSAPTIVQVLEGENAIAKNREVMGATNPADAADGTIRKEFALSIGENSVHGSDAPETAAEEISYWFSGTEVVG from the coding sequence ATGGCGATTGAACGCACTTTCTCTATGATTAAGCCAGACGCAACAAAGCGCAACCTGACAGGTGCGATCACAGCCAAGCTTGAAGAAGCTGGTCTGCGTGTTGTTGCATCCAAGCGCGTATGGATGTCCCTGCGTGAAGCAGAAGGCTTCTACGCTGTGCACAAAGAGCGTCCTTTCTTCGGCGAACTGACAGAATTCATGTCCTCCGCTCCTACAATCGTTCAGGTTCTGGAAGGCGAAAACGCTATTGCGAAAAACCGTGAAGTTATGGGCGCAACAAACCCAGCGGACGCAGCAGACGGCACAATCCGTAAGGAATTCGCTCTGTCCATCGGCGAAAACTCCGTACACGGTTCAGATGCTCCTGAAACAGCTGCCGAAGAAATTTCCTACTGGTTCTCCGGTACAGAAGTAGTTGGCTAA
- a CDS encoding DNA polymerase III subunit chi — MEEVLFYQLSKYPLEQALPVLLQKCLERDWAVVVEFGSKERRDALNAHLWSFSEEAFLPHGTKEDGFEEAQPIYLTCEGDSPNLPAVRFCVDRAPMREATGYERIIYMFDGNDPEALSEARKCWLDAKKTPFALTYWAQTDAGGWEKKAEQNNNKTAT, encoded by the coding sequence ATGGAAGAAGTTTTATTCTATCAGCTCTCAAAATACCCTTTGGAACAAGCACTTCCGGTTTTGCTGCAAAAGTGTTTAGAGCGGGATTGGGCGGTTGTTGTGGAGTTTGGAAGCAAGGAGCGCCGGGATGCATTGAATGCGCATTTATGGTCTTTTTCCGAAGAAGCGTTTTTGCCTCATGGCACCAAGGAAGATGGCTTTGAAGAAGCGCAGCCAATTTATTTGACCTGTGAGGGGGATAGCCCGAATTTACCTGCTGTCCGTTTTTGTGTGGACCGTGCCCCTATGCGTGAGGCGACAGGTTATGAGCGCATTATCTATATGTTCGATGGCAATGACCCTGAGGCGTTGTCAGAGGCCCGCAAGTGCTGGTTGGACGCAAAAAAAACACCATTCGCACTCACATACTGGGCGCAGACGGATGCTGGTGGGTGGGAGAAAAAGGCTGAACAAAACAACAATAAAACAGCGACCTAA
- a CDS encoding multiheme c-type cytochrome produces MLWDTVGLSWPFVQPTLAIHYIASLIFFPLVVLPFWLSHRDILKKNGRPFLRLSGRIIEVALVLLALSGAYLAFFGNRGNVLGQVAYWAHLVPAIPISFLVFFHAKRFSMLKVAAWVLPFLLALTALMAPAYSAVESGSLIKKETGKKLVSANFDAGSVSVLDRESGKILQETYVGGDVRRAALDEQRNIAGVTDYTGDRVVFVDLKNNRILSEFKTGYRPFGIVYDKANDLYWVSLFEAHKIIAVDPQKGIVQEETSEETPRGLALLSDGRLIVTHAMVGKVSILETAGGALKLLKTIALAQTQESDETVSQGLPRILDDIAVSPDEKEAWLPHVLWNFDHPFQFQSTVFPSVSVLSLERDQEKEVAERRKHLFKQINIVDTNNRTRIVSNPHDAEFSEDGKKVYVTLAGSEDLMVFDLTRRTALTAKKERRARRKGKINQGGAKVMQIFRHIPGNNPRGLVVSGQDIFVQNAMTLDLVKLKRGGEGPFARITLSEEARTPLVKTDPMDPELRRGKTLFNSANSDDAKQTPTAGDFWMSCQSCHVDGFNFTNGYLYRSTPIDKFKRSVIGHGNLKNMISGDFTGDYLRIMQKTQGGMGHDDRDGALPTNADEPSDILRKDMEALQAFVTSLGNLPLNASWVRLDDERKVLHEKEWVNSAACASCHSDMFEQWADSNHRLMGESNPYFMVVKSVAEQTEGKDFGKWCLGCHEPQEQFTEPKTTPQQGHMFEKGGASLFDALEKGKPDSDEGTGCLFCHRITRIEAALGKKAGTNASFTVNVKDREKYIFEDNDNGLLHWVGNRQINAKPEVHAKSYSQPFYKDSALCSTCHNEVAPGTGSIIVNTYGEWEKSSFNNPDDPSKNRTCISCHMMGDVQKIGENVPGISTDGGKVKDNVVTHQFTGANHHLVGLRNKKLSDMSIELLRTAARLESRIDENGQLVIRVNNVGAGHALPTGVADFRQLWLDVSVTDANGNIVLKDGQMDANGAVSADARMFQKVFGDKDGNPVGLKFWRYEKMLKDTKIPADGYRDEAFALPEGIAYPLKLDVKMMFRIYPQWVTDAVRQSYPELPNPEAVVMAELNETLERP; encoded by the coding sequence ATGTTGTGGGATACTGTTGGCCTTTCCTGGCCGTTTGTCCAGCCCACGCTTGCAATCCACTATATTGCCTCTCTTATCTTTTTTCCTCTTGTCGTTCTCCCATTCTGGCTTTCCCACCGCGATATCTTGAAAAAGAATGGTCGCCCGTTTTTGCGTTTGAGCGGGCGGATTATTGAGGTAGCGCTGGTACTGCTGGCCCTTAGCGGCGCGTATCTGGCTTTTTTTGGAAACCGCGGCAATGTGCTGGGGCAGGTGGCTTATTGGGCACATCTGGTACCCGCCATACCGATTTCATTTCTTGTATTCTTTCATGCCAAGCGCTTTTCAATGTTGAAGGTGGCCGCGTGGGTGCTTCCCTTTCTTCTGGCGCTTACAGCGCTCATGGCACCTGCCTATTCCGCAGTTGAAAGCGGTTCTCTGATTAAGAAGGAGACCGGCAAAAAGCTTGTTTCGGCAAACTTTGATGCTGGCAGTGTTTCTGTGCTTGATCGGGAGAGCGGCAAGATCCTGCAAGAGACCTACGTGGGCGGGGACGTGCGCCGCGCCGCGCTTGATGAGCAGCGGAATATTGCAGGTGTGACGGATTACACCGGTGACCGAGTGGTCTTTGTTGACCTGAAAAATAATCGAATTCTCTCAGAGTTTAAAACAGGGTACAGGCCCTTTGGTATTGTCTATGACAAAGCCAATGACCTGTATTGGGTCTCCTTGTTTGAGGCCCATAAGATCATTGCTGTTGATCCGCAAAAAGGTATCGTACAGGAGGAAACGAGCGAGGAAACCCCTCGGGGTCTGGCGCTACTCAGTGACGGACGGCTGATCGTCACCCATGCCATGGTGGGCAAGGTTTCTATCTTGGAAACAGCAGGAGGTGCGCTTAAGCTGTTAAAGACCATAGCGCTTGCACAAACGCAGGAGAGTGATGAGACCGTTTCGCAAGGCCTGCCACGTATTCTGGATGATATAGCCGTTAGCCCTGATGAAAAGGAAGCATGGCTACCGCACGTACTTTGGAATTTTGATCACCCCTTCCAGTTCCAGTCCACCGTGTTTCCCAGTGTGTCGGTGCTCAGCCTTGAACGGGATCAGGAAAAAGAGGTGGCGGAGCGGCGCAAGCATCTGTTTAAACAGATCAATATTGTTGACACCAATAACCGTACCCGTATTGTCTCCAATCCTCATGATGCGGAGTTCTCCGAGGATGGCAAAAAGGTCTATGTGACGCTGGCGGGCAGTGAAGACCTGATGGTTTTTGACCTGACCCGTCGCACCGCGCTGACAGCCAAGAAAGAACGCAGAGCCCGGCGAAAAGGTAAGATCAATCAGGGCGGCGCCAAGGTGATGCAGATCTTCCGTCATATTCCGGGAAATAACCCACGGGGACTGGTTGTCTCTGGTCAGGACATCTTTGTTCAAAACGCCATGACGCTTGACCTTGTAAAGCTGAAACGGGGCGGTGAGGGGCCGTTTGCGCGGATCACTTTAAGCGAGGAGGCACGAACACCTCTGGTCAAAACGGATCCCATGGACCCTGAACTGCGCCGCGGGAAGACCCTCTTTAACAGCGCCAACTCAGATGACGCCAAACAAACACCCACCGCAGGCGATTTCTGGATGAGCTGCCAGAGTTGCCATGTGGATGGCTTTAACTTCACCAACGGCTATCTTTATCGCTCTACACCTATTGATAAGTTTAAGCGGTCGGTGATCGGGCATGGCAACCTCAAGAATATGATTTCCGGCGATTTTACCGGCGATTATTTGCGCATCATGCAAAAGACGCAGGGCGGCATGGGCCATGATGACCGTGACGGGGCTTTGCCCACCAATGCGGATGAACCATCAGACATCCTGAGAAAGGATATGGAGGCTCTACAAGCCTTTGTGACTTCCCTTGGAAACCTGCCTCTAAACGCCAGCTGGGTGCGCCTTGATGATGAACGCAAAGTTCTGCATGAGAAGGAGTGGGTAAACTCTGCCGCCTGTGCCTCTTGCCACTCGGATATGTTTGAGCAGTGGGCAGATTCCAACCATCGTTTGATGGGGGAATCCAATCCATATTTCATGGTGGTGAAATCCGTTGCTGAACAGACAGAGGGTAAGGATTTTGGCAAGTGGTGTCTGGGGTGTCATGAGCCGCAGGAGCAGTTCACCGAGCCGAAAACCACACCGCAACAAGGCCATATGTTTGAAAAGGGCGGCGCCAGCCTCTTTGACGCCCTTGAAAAAGGCAAGCCGGATTCCGATGAGGGCACGGGCTGTCTGTTCTGCCACCGGATCACCCGAATTGAAGCTGCTTTGGGCAAGAAAGCGGGCACAAATGCTAGCTTTACCGTCAACGTGAAAGACCGGGAAAAGTATATCTTTGAAGATAACGACAACGGGCTGCTGCACTGGGTTGGTAACCGGCAGATTAACGCCAAACCAGAGGTGCACGCAAAGTCCTACTCCCAGCCGTTCTATAAAGATTCGGCCCTATGCAGCACCTGCCACAATGAGGTGGCACCGGGCACAGGCAGTATTATCGTGAATACCTATGGGGAATGGGAGAAATCCTCCTTCAACAATCCTGATGACCCTTCCAAGAACCGCACCTGCATTAGCTGCCATATGATGGGGGATGTGCAGAAAATCGGTGAGAATGTACCGGGAATCTCCACCGACGGCGGTAAGGTGAAAGACAATGTGGTAACGCACCAGTTCACCGGAGCAAATCACCATCTGGTGGGCCTGCGCAACAAGAAGCTCTCTGATATGAGCATTGAGCTGCTGCGCACTGCTGCCAGGCTGGAAAGCCGGATTGATGAAAACGGCCAGTTGGTTATTCGCGTTAACAACGTGGGGGCAGGCCATGCCCTGCCAACGGGCGTTGCGGATTTCCGCCAGCTCTGGCTGGATGTGAGCGTGACGGACGCAAATGGCAACATTGTTCTGAAAGACGGCCAAATGGACGCAAATGGAGCTGTGTCAGCAGATGCGCGCATGTTCCAGAAGGTCTTTGGGGACAAGGACGGCAATCCGGTTGGTCTGAAATTCTGGCGCTACGAAAAGATGCTCAAAGATACAAAAATTCCGGCGGACGGCTACCGCGATGAAGCCTTTGCTTTGCCTGAAGGTATCGCCTATCCGCTCAAACTGGATGTGAAAATGATGTTCCGCATCTACCCTCAGTGGGTGACGGATGCGGTGCGCCAATCCTATCCGGAACTCCCCAACCCAGAAGCTGTTGTTATGGCTGAATTAAATGAAACTCTGGAGCGGCCATAA
- the lptF gene encoding LPS export ABC transporter permease LptF: MNTIERYILKPALSTFLLVAVVLVGIVWATQALRQLDLVTSKGQTLIQFGYITSLALPALAIYVSPFALAIALIIVLNRLARDSELIVISASGASRSIIMRPVIVFALLIAGFMAFLSIYLSPMSNATLRDEMTRVRADLIANIVKPGRFLSIGKDLIFHIRNRTGDGILEGLLLNDEREAETTFTYTAENGQIVEISGKTLLVMLDGTIQRRSKTNDDISIVAFESYGFDLTAMMPEAKQPVYKADERPTFELLSPSPDDSYAKKHPERLVVEFHDRLSAPLYPLAFGLIVYALMGVPKTTRQNQTMAIVFAIALCALVRTAGFGASLVVSTNPNMYWTLYGVPLLAIFLASWATVLSQPPSWATQTNEWLSHQVERLSSRKKSSNSHEGGA; this comes from the coding sequence ATGAATACCATTGAACGCTACATCTTGAAGCCGGCACTGAGTACATTTTTGCTTGTTGCTGTTGTGCTTGTGGGTATCGTCTGGGCGACGCAAGCTTTACGCCAGCTGGATCTTGTCACCTCCAAGGGGCAAACACTTATTCAGTTTGGCTACATTACATCCCTCGCCCTGCCCGCCCTCGCCATCTATGTTTCTCCTTTTGCTCTGGCAATTGCCCTGATCATTGTCCTGAACAGGTTGGCCAGAGACAGCGAACTGATCGTCATATCTGCCTCTGGAGCAAGCCGCTCCATCATCATGCGTCCAGTGATAGTGTTCGCCTTGCTTATCGCCGGATTTATGGCCTTCCTGTCCATCTACCTCTCACCCATGTCCAATGCGACCTTGCGTGATGAAATGACAAGAGTGCGCGCTGACCTGATTGCCAACATCGTCAAGCCCGGCCGTTTTTTGAGTATTGGCAAGGATCTCATATTCCATATCCGCAACAGGACCGGCGATGGCATCCTTGAAGGCCTTTTGCTTAACGATGAAAGAGAGGCGGAAACCACGTTCACCTACACAGCAGAGAACGGGCAAATAGTAGAAATTTCAGGAAAAACCCTGCTTGTCATGCTTGATGGAACCATTCAAAGGCGCTCCAAGACTAATGACGACATTTCAATTGTTGCATTTGAATCCTACGGATTTGACCTGACAGCCATGATGCCGGAGGCGAAGCAGCCGGTTTACAAGGCAGATGAACGGCCAACTTTCGAACTACTGTCTCCGTCCCCTGATGATTCTTATGCGAAAAAACACCCGGAACGACTAGTTGTCGAGTTTCATGACCGCTTGAGTGCACCCCTTTACCCGCTCGCATTTGGACTTATCGTTTACGCCTTGATGGGCGTGCCGAAAACCACCCGGCAAAATCAAACTATGGCCATTGTTTTCGCAATAGCCTTATGTGCCCTGGTTCGCACCGCAGGCTTTGGCGCCTCCTTGGTTGTCAGCACCAATCCAAACATGTACTGGACCCTCTACGGAGTGCCTCTTCTGGCTATCTTTCTCGCCTCATGGGCGACAGTCCTCTCCCAGCCCCCGTCTTGGGCGACACAAACAAATGAATGGCTCAGCCATCAGGTAGAAAGACTTTCTAGTAGGAAAAAGTCTTCAAACTCACACGAGGGAGGAGCATAA
- a CDS encoding leucyl aminopeptidase: MATLPLIQIKAFSKPSVPTLVIFADDELKIDGEAIAAVGGSGEAIEKAASIADFKGKKSSFLDVIAPAGADVDRVIVAGLGKASELNEQDWLKLGGALFGKLKSLNIEAAEVCMAAPAIADKHAAYLAQGMLLRSYVFDDFKTKKADDEKSESYALNVTLKVGDEASSAAAWKEYEGVAGGVLLARELVNLPPNVLGPVEFAQKAVDLGALGVETEVLTAEQMETLGMGALLGVARGSRRPARLAIMKWNGGKEGEAPIAFVGKGVVFDSGGISIKPGAGMDEMKGDMGGAAAVTGLMHALAARKAKANVIGVIGLVENMPDGDAIRPGDILTSMSGQTVEVLNTDAEGRLVLGDALWYTQDRFKPSIMINLATLTGACLIALGNHRAGLFSNNDELAQKLFEVGETSGEKLWRLPLGDEYDKMVDTPNADMRNTGGSRLAGATTAAQFLQRYVNDTPWAHLDIAGTAMGSPKTEISQGWASGYGVRLLNELVKSHYEG; this comes from the coding sequence ATGGCCACCCTACCACTTATTCAAATTAAAGCTTTTTCAAAGCCCTCAGTGCCGACACTGGTTATTTTTGCAGATGATGAACTGAAAATTGATGGCGAAGCAATTGCTGCTGTTGGTGGTTCTGGGGAGGCGATTGAAAAAGCGGCCTCCATTGCTGATTTTAAAGGTAAAAAGTCCAGTTTTCTTGATGTGATCGCGCCTGCGGGCGCTGACGTCGACCGTGTGATCGTGGCTGGCCTTGGTAAGGCGAGCGAGCTTAACGAGCAGGACTGGCTTAAACTCGGTGGGGCACTTTTTGGCAAGCTCAAGTCTTTGAATATTGAAGCCGCTGAAGTGTGCATGGCAGCGCCTGCAATTGCTGACAAGCATGCGGCTTATCTGGCTCAGGGCATGCTTCTGCGCAGCTATGTTTTTGATGATTTCAAAACAAAAAAAGCTGATGATGAGAAGAGTGAGAGCTATGCATTAAATGTGACGCTTAAAGTTGGGGATGAAGCCTCCTCGGCAGCTGCGTGGAAGGAATATGAAGGGGTTGCAGGAGGTGTTCTGCTGGCGCGTGAGCTGGTCAACCTTCCCCCGAATGTTCTGGGTCCAGTGGAATTTGCACAAAAGGCTGTCGATCTGGGAGCGCTTGGCGTAGAAACTGAAGTTCTTACAGCTGAACAGATGGAAACGCTTGGCATGGGTGCCCTTCTTGGAGTTGCCCGTGGTTCGCGCCGTCCAGCTCGTCTTGCCATCATGAAGTGGAATGGCGGTAAAGAGGGGGAGGCCCCAATTGCCTTTGTTGGTAAGGGTGTTGTCTTTGACTCGGGTGGTATTTCCATTAAGCCGGGCGCTGGCATGGACGAGATGAAAGGTGATATGGGCGGTGCTGCTGCTGTTACCGGTCTGATGCATGCTCTTGCAGCCCGTAAGGCCAAAGCCAATGTCATCGGTGTCATCGGCCTTGTAGAAAATATGCCAGATGGTGATGCGATCCGTCCGGGTGATATCTTGACCTCCATGTCTGGACAGACGGTTGAAGTGCTGAATACGGATGCGGAAGGCCGGTTGGTTCTTGGTGATGCGCTTTGGTACACGCAGGACCGGTTCAAGCCATCTATCATGATCAATCTGGCGACCTTGACGGGTGCCTGTCTCATTGCTTTGGGTAATCATCGCGCAGGCCTGTTCTCAAACAATGATGAGCTTGCTCAAAAACTCTTTGAGGTAGGTGAGACATCGGGCGAGAAACTGTGGCGTCTTCCGCTTGGCGATGAATATGACAAGATGGTAGATACACCAAACGCCGATATGCGTAACACTGGTGGAAGCAGGTTGGCAGGGGCTACAACGGCCGCTCAGTTCCTGCAACGCTATGTGAATGATACCCCATGGGCCCATCTGGATATTGCGGGAACAGCCATGGGTTCTCCAAAAACAGAAATCAGTCAAGGCTGGGCATCCGGCTACGGCGTACGCCTGCTCAATGAGCTGGTCAAGTCCCATTATGAAGGCTAA